CGGGGTAATGGACATAATAAACTTCGCTCATGGAGACCTCCTCATGCTAGCCGCATATTTTGCCTGGCTGGGCTCTGTCGACCTCTCAACCGATCCATCGATAACAGCTTTACTCCTAGTTCCCACATTCTTCATCCTTGGCATTGGGCTTTACTACGGCTTGATACAGCCGGTAATTGGCAAGGAACCCCTCATACAGATAGCTGTAACAGTTGGCTTTGGGCTCATATTGCAGAACATTGCATTGGCAACATTCAAGGCAGAACCAAAGGCGGTGCCTTACTCAATATTTAACTTCAGCTATTCAATTGGGCCTCTAACGCTCTATGCATCAAAGCTCTTCATAGCTGCAGTGAGCCTCGCAACTCTCTTGGCTCTTCACCTTTTTTTGAATAGGACACATCTTGGACTTGCCATGAGATCCATAGCAGATAACAGAGAGATAGCACAGCTGATGGGAATAAACGTGAAGAAACTCTATGCCCTCACGTTTGGACTGGGAACATCTCTCATAGCCCTCTCGGCCTCTCTCTGGATGACCTTTGGCCAGGTGCAACCATACCTGGGAACGTCTTTCAGCTTGATTTCCTGGGTAATAGTTGCTCTGGGAGGTCTAGGAGGGGTCGTAGGAGTGCTGTACTCAGGAATTATAGTAGGACTAGCCGAATCTTTAGGAGGGCTTTTGCTCACTCCCTCAGCCAGGATGGCAGTTGTCTATGTTGTCTTCTTCCTCGTCCTCTGGTTCAAGCCAAGAGGCCTGTTTGGAAGGAGGTAGGAAGCATGCATCTTAGGCTCCCCCTTCCAAAAAGCATTTTATTGGAGACAGCCCTCCTAGCTCTATTCCTAGCAGCTATATCAGCTCTTCTCATTGGTAATGCCTACTACACTCTACTCGCCGCAACAGTAGTTCTATTTTCCTCCATGGTGGTAGCATGGAACGTAATAGGAGGCTATGCTGGGCAGCTGGATCTGGGAGCATATGCATACATGGGATTCGGAGGGATAATCACTGCTGAGCTATGGATAAAAACCGGCTTACCACCAATAATTGGAATCTTCGTAGGTGGTGCTGCCTCATCCCTTCTCGCCGTATTGATAGGAATACCAACGTTCAGGTTTGGAATAAAGGAGGTATGGTATGCTCTCTTGACAGCAGCTCTGGTGGTAATATT
The window above is part of the Fervidicoccaceae archaeon genome. Proteins encoded here:
- a CDS encoding branched-chain amino acid ABC transporter permease, which encodes MISPTLVLQNTVDGIFLGLFYSLVAIGLALIFGVMDIINFAHGDLLMLAAYFAWLGSVDLSTDPSITALLLVPTFFILGIGLYYGLIQPVIGKEPLIQIAVTVGFGLILQNIALATFKAEPKAVPYSIFNFSYSIGPLTLYASKLFIAAVSLATLLALHLFLNRTHLGLAMRSIADNREIAQLMGINVKKLYALTFGLGTSLIALSASLWMTFGQVQPYLGTSFSLISWVIVALGGLGGVVGVLYSGIIVGLAESLGGLLLTPSARMAVVYVVFFLVLWFKPRGLFGRR